One part of the Sarcophilus harrisii chromosome 5, mSarHar1.11, whole genome shotgun sequence genome encodes these proteins:
- the LOC100915266 gene encoding glutathione S-transferase kappa 1 isoform X2, which produces MAGLRRKLEFFYDLLSPYCWLSFEVLCRYRNIWNINLQLRPTFLAGIMKDTGNLWPLLVPQKNKYLSQELQYMAKFYQVPLVIPKDLRGVIIDKGSLDAMRFLCSVEMENPEMLEKVSRELWMRIWSQDEDITEPKSILIAAEKAGFSEEQAEFLLKKCSTEEVKKKLRETTTAACRHGAFGLPTIVFNVNKKSHMFFGSDKLELLAHLIGSSDSGLKRQASFLLKDRSWETLEVMWEWIPISGNESAVGQRDTSPLRAKSWAVGVEKPLPSKAFWSLEVPAGEYAWRWG; this is translated from the exons ATGGCGGGCCTGCGGAGGAAGCTGGAATTCTTCTACGATTTGCTGTCCCCTTATTGTTGGCTAAGCTTCGAG GTCCTGTGTAGATATCGGAACATCTGGAACATAAACCTGCAGCTGCGCCCGACTTTCCTAGCAGGGATAATGAAGGACACTG GGAACCTATGGCCTTTACTTGtacctcaaaaaaataaatacctgAGTCAGGAACTCCAGTACATGGCGAAGTTTTACCAAGTTCCCCTTGTGATTCCCAAGGATCTTCGAGGAGTGATCATAGATAAAG GGAGCCTGGATGCCATGCGATTCCTCTGTTCTGTCGAAATGGAGAACCCTGAGATGTTGGAAAAAGTGTCTAGAGAGCTGTGGATGCGCATCTGGTCACAG GATGAAGATATCACGGAACCCAAGAGCATCCTGATT GCTGCAGAGAAAGCAGGATTTTCTGAAGAACAAGCTGAGTTTCTTCTGAAAAAGTGTTCAACTGAAGAGGTGAAGAAGAAGCTAAGGGAAACTACAACTGCAGCCTGTAGACATGGG gcctttgggTTACCCACCATAGTGTTCAACGTGAATAAAAAATCCCACATGTTTTTTGGTTCTGACAAGCTGGAGCTGCTGGCCCACCTAATAG gttcttctgactcagGTCTGAAGAGGCAAGCGTCATTCTTATTAAAGGACAGAAGCTGGGAAACACTGGAGGTCATGTGGGAATGGATTCCCATATCAGGGAATGAATCTGCTGTGGGACAAAGGGACACTTCGCCCCTACGTGCAAAGAGCTGGGCAGTGGGAGTGGAGAAGCCACTCCCATCTAAGGCCTTTTGGAGCCTGGAGGTGCCGGCAGGAGAATATGCTTGGAGGTGGGGCTGA
- the LOC100915266 gene encoding glutathione S-transferase kappa 1 isoform X3, whose amino-acid sequence MAGLRRKLEFFYDLLSPYCWLSFEVLCRYRNIWNINLQLRPTFLAGIMKDTGMEESVKDAGNLWPLLVPQKNKYLSQELQYMAKFYQVPLVIPKDLRGVIIDKGSLDAMRFLCSVEMENPEMLEKVSRELWMRIWSQDEDITEPKSILIAFGLPTIVFNVNKKSHMFFGSDKLELLAHLIGSSDSGLKRQASFLLKDRSWETLEVMWEWIPISGNESAVGQRDTSPLRAKSWAVGVEKPLPSKAFWSLEVPAGEYAWRWG is encoded by the exons ATGGCGGGCCTGCGGAGGAAGCTGGAATTCTTCTACGATTTGCTGTCCCCTTATTGTTGGCTAAGCTTCGAG GTCCTGTGTAGATATCGGAACATCTGGAACATAAACCTGCAGCTGCGCCCGACTTTCCTAGCAGGGATAATGAAGGACACTGGTATGGAGGAGTCGGTGAAGGACGCTG GGAACCTATGGCCTTTACTTGtacctcaaaaaaataaatacctgAGTCAGGAACTCCAGTACATGGCGAAGTTTTACCAAGTTCCCCTTGTGATTCCCAAGGATCTTCGAGGAGTGATCATAGATAAAG GGAGCCTGGATGCCATGCGATTCCTCTGTTCTGTCGAAATGGAGAACCCTGAGATGTTGGAAAAAGTGTCTAGAGAGCTGTGGATGCGCATCTGGTCACAG GATGAAGATATCACGGAACCCAAGAGCATCCTGATT gcctttgggTTACCCACCATAGTGTTCAACGTGAATAAAAAATCCCACATGTTTTTTGGTTCTGACAAGCTGGAGCTGCTGGCCCACCTAATAG gttcttctgactcagGTCTGAAGAGGCAAGCGTCATTCTTATTAAAGGACAGAAGCTGGGAAACACTGGAGGTCATGTGGGAATGGATTCCCATATCAGGGAATGAATCTGCTGTGGGACAAAGGGACACTTCGCCCCTACGTGCAAAGAGCTGGGCAGTGGGAGTGGAGAAGCCACTCCCATCTAAGGCCTTTTGGAGCCTGGAGGTGCCGGCAGGAGAATATGCTTGGAGGTGGGGCTGA
- the LOC100915266 gene encoding glutathione S-transferase kappa 1 isoform X1 codes for MAGLRRKLEFFYDLLSPYCWLSFEVLCRYRNIWNINLQLRPTFLAGIMKDTGMEESVKDAGNLWPLLVPQKNKYLSQELQYMAKFYQVPLVIPKDLRGVIIDKGSLDAMRFLCSVEMENPEMLEKVSRELWMRIWSQDEDITEPKSILIAAEKAGFSEEQAEFLLKKCSTEEVKKKLRETTTAACRHGAFGLPTIVFNVNKKSHMFFGSDKLELLAHLIGSSDSGLKRQASFLLKDRSWETLEVMWEWIPISGNESAVGQRDTSPLRAKSWAVGVEKPLPSKAFWSLEVPAGEYAWRWG; via the exons ATGGCGGGCCTGCGGAGGAAGCTGGAATTCTTCTACGATTTGCTGTCCCCTTATTGTTGGCTAAGCTTCGAG GTCCTGTGTAGATATCGGAACATCTGGAACATAAACCTGCAGCTGCGCCCGACTTTCCTAGCAGGGATAATGAAGGACACTGGTATGGAGGAGTCGGTGAAGGACGCTG GGAACCTATGGCCTTTACTTGtacctcaaaaaaataaatacctgAGTCAGGAACTCCAGTACATGGCGAAGTTTTACCAAGTTCCCCTTGTGATTCCCAAGGATCTTCGAGGAGTGATCATAGATAAAG GGAGCCTGGATGCCATGCGATTCCTCTGTTCTGTCGAAATGGAGAACCCTGAGATGTTGGAAAAAGTGTCTAGAGAGCTGTGGATGCGCATCTGGTCACAG GATGAAGATATCACGGAACCCAAGAGCATCCTGATT GCTGCAGAGAAAGCAGGATTTTCTGAAGAACAAGCTGAGTTTCTTCTGAAAAAGTGTTCAACTGAAGAGGTGAAGAAGAAGCTAAGGGAAACTACAACTGCAGCCTGTAGACATGGG gcctttgggTTACCCACCATAGTGTTCAACGTGAATAAAAAATCCCACATGTTTTTTGGTTCTGACAAGCTGGAGCTGCTGGCCCACCTAATAG gttcttctgactcagGTCTGAAGAGGCAAGCGTCATTCTTATTAAAGGACAGAAGCTGGGAAACACTGGAGGTCATGTGGGAATGGATTCCCATATCAGGGAATGAATCTGCTGTGGGACAAAGGGACACTTCGCCCCTACGTGCAAAGAGCTGGGCAGTGGGAGTGGAGAAGCCACTCCCATCTAAGGCCTTTTGGAGCCTGGAGGTGCCGGCAGGAGAATATGCTTGGAGGTGGGGCTGA
- the LOC100915266 gene encoding glutathione S-transferase kappa 1 isoform X6, producing the protein MAGLRRKLEFFYDLLSPYCWLSFEVLCRYRNIWNINLQLRPTFLAGIMKDTGNLWPLLVPQKNKYLSQELQYMAKFYQVPLVIPKDLRGVIIDKGSLDAMRFLCSVEMENPEMLEKVSRELWMRIWSQDEDITEPKSILIAAEKAGFSEEQAEFLLKKCSTEEVKKKLRETTTAACRHGAFGLPTIVFNVNKKSHMFFGSDKLELLAHLIGEQWLGPVPKTVKDKQTLSK; encoded by the exons ATGGCGGGCCTGCGGAGGAAGCTGGAATTCTTCTACGATTTGCTGTCCCCTTATTGTTGGCTAAGCTTCGAG GTCCTGTGTAGATATCGGAACATCTGGAACATAAACCTGCAGCTGCGCCCGACTTTCCTAGCAGGGATAATGAAGGACACTG GGAACCTATGGCCTTTACTTGtacctcaaaaaaataaatacctgAGTCAGGAACTCCAGTACATGGCGAAGTTTTACCAAGTTCCCCTTGTGATTCCCAAGGATCTTCGAGGAGTGATCATAGATAAAG GGAGCCTGGATGCCATGCGATTCCTCTGTTCTGTCGAAATGGAGAACCCTGAGATGTTGGAAAAAGTGTCTAGAGAGCTGTGGATGCGCATCTGGTCACAG GATGAAGATATCACGGAACCCAAGAGCATCCTGATT GCTGCAGAGAAAGCAGGATTTTCTGAAGAACAAGCTGAGTTTCTTCTGAAAAAGTGTTCAACTGAAGAGGTGAAGAAGAAGCTAAGGGAAACTACAACTGCAGCCTGTAGACATGGG gcctttgggTTACCCACCATAGTGTTCAACGTGAATAAAAAATCCCACATGTTTTTTGGTTCTGACAAGCTGGAGCTGCTGGCCCACCTAATAG GGGAACAGTGGCTGGGCCCAGTGCCCAAAACTGTGAAAGACAAACAAACTCTCAGCAAGTGA
- the LOC100915266 gene encoding glutathione S-transferase kappa 1 isoform X4, translating into MAGLRRKLEFFYDLLSPYCWLSFEVLCRYRNIWNINLQLRPTFLAGIMKDTGMEESVKDAGSLDAMRFLCSVEMENPEMLEKVSRELWMRIWSQDEDITEPKSILIAAEKAGFSEEQAEFLLKKCSTEEVKKKLRETTTAACRHGAFGLPTIVFNVNKKSHMFFGSDKLELLAHLIGSSDSGLKRQASFLLKDRSWETLEVMWEWIPISGNESAVGQRDTSPLRAKSWAVGVEKPLPSKAFWSLEVPAGEYAWRWG; encoded by the exons ATGGCGGGCCTGCGGAGGAAGCTGGAATTCTTCTACGATTTGCTGTCCCCTTATTGTTGGCTAAGCTTCGAG GTCCTGTGTAGATATCGGAACATCTGGAACATAAACCTGCAGCTGCGCCCGACTTTCCTAGCAGGGATAATGAAGGACACTGGTATGGAGGAGTCGGTGAAGGACGCTG GGAGCCTGGATGCCATGCGATTCCTCTGTTCTGTCGAAATGGAGAACCCTGAGATGTTGGAAAAAGTGTCTAGAGAGCTGTGGATGCGCATCTGGTCACAG GATGAAGATATCACGGAACCCAAGAGCATCCTGATT GCTGCAGAGAAAGCAGGATTTTCTGAAGAACAAGCTGAGTTTCTTCTGAAAAAGTGTTCAACTGAAGAGGTGAAGAAGAAGCTAAGGGAAACTACAACTGCAGCCTGTAGACATGGG gcctttgggTTACCCACCATAGTGTTCAACGTGAATAAAAAATCCCACATGTTTTTTGGTTCTGACAAGCTGGAGCTGCTGGCCCACCTAATAG gttcttctgactcagGTCTGAAGAGGCAAGCGTCATTCTTATTAAAGGACAGAAGCTGGGAAACACTGGAGGTCATGTGGGAATGGATTCCCATATCAGGGAATGAATCTGCTGTGGGACAAAGGGACACTTCGCCCCTACGTGCAAAGAGCTGGGCAGTGGGAGTGGAGAAGCCACTCCCATCTAAGGCCTTTTGGAGCCTGGAGGTGCCGGCAGGAGAATATGCTTGGAGGTGGGGCTGA
- the LOC100915266 gene encoding glutathione S-transferase kappa 1 isoform X5, which produces MKDTGNLWPLLVPQKNKYLSQELQYMAKFYQVPLVIPKDLRGVIIDKGSLDAMRFLCSVEMENPEMLEKVSRELWMRIWSQDEDITEPKSILIAAEKAGFSEEQAEFLLKKCSTEEVKKKLRETTTAACRHGAFGLPTIVFNVNKKSHMFFGSDKLELLAHLIGSSDSGLKRQASFLLKDRSWETLEVMWEWIPISGNESAVGQRDTSPLRAKSWAVGVEKPLPSKAFWSLEVPAGEYAWRWG; this is translated from the exons ATGAAGGACACTG GGAACCTATGGCCTTTACTTGtacctcaaaaaaataaatacctgAGTCAGGAACTCCAGTACATGGCGAAGTTTTACCAAGTTCCCCTTGTGATTCCCAAGGATCTTCGAGGAGTGATCATAGATAAAG GGAGCCTGGATGCCATGCGATTCCTCTGTTCTGTCGAAATGGAGAACCCTGAGATGTTGGAAAAAGTGTCTAGAGAGCTGTGGATGCGCATCTGGTCACAG GATGAAGATATCACGGAACCCAAGAGCATCCTGATT GCTGCAGAGAAAGCAGGATTTTCTGAAGAACAAGCTGAGTTTCTTCTGAAAAAGTGTTCAACTGAAGAGGTGAAGAAGAAGCTAAGGGAAACTACAACTGCAGCCTGTAGACATGGG gcctttgggTTACCCACCATAGTGTTCAACGTGAATAAAAAATCCCACATGTTTTTTGGTTCTGACAAGCTGGAGCTGCTGGCCCACCTAATAG gttcttctgactcagGTCTGAAGAGGCAAGCGTCATTCTTATTAAAGGACAGAAGCTGGGAAACACTGGAGGTCATGTGGGAATGGATTCCCATATCAGGGAATGAATCTGCTGTGGGACAAAGGGACACTTCGCCCCTACGTGCAAAGAGCTGGGCAGTGGGAGTGGAGAAGCCACTCCCATCTAAGGCCTTTTGGAGCCTGGAGGTGCCGGCAGGAGAATATGCTTGGAGGTGGGGCTGA
- the TMEM139 gene encoding LOW QUALITY PROTEIN: transmembrane protein 139 (The sequence of the model RefSeq protein was modified relative to this genomic sequence to represent the inferred CDS: inserted 1 base in 1 codon) yields the protein METRIEKAWTSLHGWPCEGLPKKGQNLGRQTEEAAHVLGRGAQGGAMFPGQVWRKXVKPLTLLCCASIILGFILMGLQPDIKPVAYFFFTIGGLFLLICLFCFIEWGFQANRTDTTNTSSSARDNAAFEIPSYEEAVVSPQDPNSNLGEPPPYSTVIPSGLQEEESNHLAGVTEAGRDSQGRSEGTTTQTEGSLTTPNSLHLQGHIIGSTAPPVQSLTQMEPLTPPPAYELRPNNQDIDDDNVFDDDSVFYEEGWTPP from the exons ATGGAGACAAGAATAGAGAAAGC GTGGACTTCCCTTCATGGCTGGCCCTGTGAGGGGCTACCCAAAAAGGGACAGAATCTGGGGCGTCAGACTGAGGAAGCAGCACATGTGCTGGGGAGAG gagccCAGGGAGGGGCAATGTTTCCAGGTCAAGTATGGAGAA TGGTGAAGCCATTGACCCTTTTGTGCTGTGCCTCCATCATCCTAGGGTTCATCCTGATGGGCCTGCAGCCAGACATCAAGCCTGTGGCTTATTTCTTCTTCACCATAGGTGGACTCTTTCTCCTCATTTGCCTCTTTTGTTTCATAGAATGGGGGTTCCAGGCAAATCGAACAGATACCACGAACACTTCAAGCTCAGCAAG GGACAATGCAGCCTTTGAAATACCAAGCTATGAGGAAGCTGTGGTATCACCTCAGGACCCCAACTCAAATTTGGGCGAGCCCCCACCCTACAGCACTGTGATTCCCTCAGGGCTTCAGGAAGAGGAATCTAACCATTTAGCTGGAGTAACAGAAGCCGGAAGAGATAGTCAAGGAAGGTCAGAAGGTACAACGACCCAGACAGAAGGATCTTTGACCACCCCAAACAGTCTCCATCTTCAGGGCCATATAATAGGGTCTACAGCACCCCCAGTGCAAAGCCTGACTCAAATGgaacctcttaccccacccccagcATATGAGCTCAGACCTAATAACCAAGACATTGATGATGACAATGTTTTTGATGATGACAGCGTATTCTATGAAGAGGGCTGGACACCTCCCTAA